One genomic segment of Alkalimarinus alittae includes these proteins:
- a CDS encoding CheR family methyltransferase yields MMTDYNNKAQPTRWALKPLPEMDNDQFRKWQELLESRTGMSLPIGRKVFLQTSLGTRMREIGCSGYQEYFEKVINGPTGIIEWTTLVDRLTVQETRFYRDIDACNLVTDYVLTRPIDNLKKSTLEVWSVGCSTGEEPYTLAMLLSESMNTLGLKHYYGVTGTDISTPALEKARAGIYTERKLVTVADTQREKYFNKHNDGRYEVIPAIKDRVCFARVNILDLGNAPMHGMNIIFCQNVLIYFRRWRRKEILSRLVERLVPGGLLVLGQGEMVDWEHPDLERVPSDNTLAFIRRPEKN; encoded by the coding sequence ATGATGACTGACTACAATAACAAGGCTCAACCTACTCGGTGGGCCTTGAAACCATTACCAGAAATGGATAATGACCAGTTTCGAAAGTGGCAAGAGCTACTGGAGAGCCGAACAGGTATGAGCTTGCCAATAGGCCGAAAGGTCTTTTTGCAAACTAGCCTAGGCACACGAATGCGTGAAATTGGTTGCAGTGGTTATCAAGAGTATTTTGAAAAGGTAATTAACGGCCCAACCGGAATCATCGAGTGGACTACGTTAGTTGATCGGCTTACGGTGCAAGAGACACGTTTCTATAGAGATATAGACGCTTGTAACCTAGTAACAGACTATGTTCTTACACGACCGATCGATAACCTTAAAAAATCAACACTCGAAGTTTGGAGTGTTGGCTGCTCAACAGGTGAAGAACCTTATACGTTAGCAATGCTGCTCAGTGAAAGTATGAATACGCTAGGGCTCAAGCATTATTACGGTGTTACTGGTACCGATATAAGCACTCCAGCCCTAGAAAAAGCGCGAGCCGGGATATATACCGAGCGTAAACTGGTAACAGTTGCAGATACGCAGCGGGAAAAATATTTCAACAAACACAATGATGGCCGGTATGAAGTAATCCCAGCCATTAAAGATCGTGTTTGTTTTGCAAGAGTTAACATTTTAGATCTCGGCAACGCACCCATGCATGGGATGAATATAATTTTTTGCCAAAATGTACTGATTTATTTTCGTCGTTGGAGACGTAAAGAAATTCTAAGCAGATTGGTAGAAAGACTGGTACCAGGTGGATTACTTGTACTAGGACAAGGTGAAATGGTCGACTGGGAACACCCTGATTTAGAACGGGTTCCAAGCGACAATACTCTTGCGTTCATCCGACGCCCAGAAAAGAATTAG
- a CDS encoding methyl-accepting chemotaxis protein gives MKSKSGKFNSGQGNNSLLLGLGGVLVALLLFLAYVSFVIVRDSNHDKEYAGHAGDLRVLSQEIAKNASEASSGKAEAFDQLKRSRDDFERKLNLLVQGNAETNLPPNDLASETGVVKRWNEVKNNTDQILANQDTVLSLHLVAETLNETIPQLQVEYDDVVQILLEGDAPADQIAVAQRQSLLAERIVRSVNNVLSGDEDAVIAADRFGRDAKLFGRVLNGMVEGNNVMGISRVDDEDAIYGLEAIAEMFEFVSENVDAILETSPELFKVRTAANNIFQDSQALLKETTSLSTQFQTQAESRSISPTLAYIILGGVILVIVLIGLSLFRESQARLQTTTEQNEQNQNAILRLLDELADLADGDLTTEATVTEDFTGAIADSINFAIDQMRGLVKAIRDTAVQVASAAQETQATAMHLADASEHQAQEIAGASAAVNEMAVSIDQVSSNAGESSAVAERSVAIAKKGAEVVQNTIRGMDTIREQIQETSKRIKRLGESSQEIGDIVSLINDIADQTNILSLNAAIQASMAGDAGRGFAVVADEVQRLAERSSAATKQIEALVKTIQTDTNEAVISMEHTTAEVVRGARLAQDAGVALEEIENVSMNLADLIQNISNAARQQSSSAGHISNTMNVIQEITSQTSAGTNATAKSIGNLAEMANQLRSSVAGFNLPEEGESETAA, from the coding sequence ATGAAAAGTAAATCTGGAAAGTTTAATTCAGGCCAGGGCAACAACTCGCTCCTCCTTGGATTAGGTGGAGTGTTGGTCGCCCTGCTACTCTTTCTTGCGTATGTATCATTCGTCATCGTAAGAGATAGTAACCACGACAAAGAATATGCCGGCCATGCAGGTGACCTCCGAGTACTATCTCAGGAAATAGCCAAAAACGCATCGGAAGCATCGAGTGGTAAAGCTGAGGCATTTGATCAACTTAAACGGTCTCGTGATGACTTTGAGCGCAAGCTAAACCTACTCGTTCAAGGTAACGCCGAAACAAACCTTCCGCCTAACGACCTAGCCTCAGAAACAGGCGTGGTAAAACGTTGGAACGAAGTAAAAAACAACACCGACCAAATCCTGGCGAACCAAGACACGGTACTATCTTTGCATCTGGTTGCCGAAACACTTAACGAGACCATTCCTCAGCTGCAGGTTGAGTATGATGACGTTGTTCAAATTCTATTAGAAGGTGACGCACCGGCAGATCAGATCGCGGTTGCACAGCGCCAGTCACTGCTTGCAGAACGTATTGTACGAAGTGTTAACAACGTACTTTCGGGCGATGAAGATGCGGTAATCGCCGCTGACCGATTTGGCCGTGACGCAAAGCTGTTTGGTCGAGTACTTAACGGCATGGTTGAAGGTAACAACGTCATGGGCATTAGCCGAGTTGACGATGAAGATGCGATATATGGCCTAGAGGCTATCGCAGAAATGTTTGAATTTGTCAGCGAAAACGTAGATGCGATTCTAGAAACATCACCAGAACTATTTAAGGTTCGTACCGCTGCAAACAACATCTTCCAAGATTCTCAGGCACTACTTAAAGAAACAACATCACTATCTACCCAGTTTCAAACACAGGCAGAATCACGATCTATCAGCCCTACGCTTGCATACATTATTTTGGGTGGTGTAATACTTGTTATCGTTCTAATTGGTTTATCTCTATTCCGTGAAAGCCAAGCTCGACTTCAAACAACCACAGAGCAAAATGAGCAAAACCAAAACGCAATCTTGCGACTACTTGATGAACTAGCTGACCTGGCTGATGGTGATTTGACAACAGAAGCCACGGTAACAGAAGATTTCACAGGCGCCATCGCTGACTCTATCAACTTCGCAATCGACCAAATGCGTGGTCTTGTTAAGGCTATTCGAGATACCGCCGTACAGGTTGCTTCTGCAGCACAAGAAACGCAAGCAACAGCGATGCATCTTGCAGACGCATCTGAGCACCAGGCTCAAGAAATTGCAGGAGCATCAGCCGCTGTAAACGAAATGGCTGTTTCTATCGACCAAGTATCTTCAAACGCAGGTGAATCATCAGCGGTTGCGGAACGATCGGTTGCGATCGCGAAAAAAGGTGCCGAAGTGGTACAAAACACCATTCGAGGCATGGACACGATTCGAGAGCAGATTCAAGAAACATCAAAGCGTATCAAACGACTAGGTGAATCTTCACAAGAAATCGGTGATATCGTATCTCTAATCAACGACATTGCCGACCAAACCAACATCCTATCATTGAACGCCGCAATCCAGGCATCGATGGCCGGTGATGCGGGTCGAGGCTTCGCGGTTGTTGCCGACGAAGTACAGCGTCTTGCAGAACGCTCATCTGCCGCAACAAAACAGATTGAAGCACTGGTTAAAACAATCCAAACCGATACTAACGAAGCCGTTATATCGATGGAACACACCACTGCAGAAGTGGTTCGCGGAGCTCGATTGGCACAAGATGCGGGTGTTGCACTGGAAGAAATCGAGAACGTATCGATGAACCTTGCAGACTTGATCCAGAATATATCTAACGCAGCACGTCAGCAGTCTTCATCTGCTGGCCACATCTCCAACACGATGAACGTTATCCAGGAGATCACATCGCAGACATCTGCAGGTACCAACGCAACTGCGAAATCGATCGGTAATCTTGCAGAAATGGCAAACCAACTTCGAAGCTCTGTAGCAGGCTTCAATCTACCAGAAGAAGGCGAGTCAGAGACTGCAGCATAG
- a CDS encoding chemotaxis protein CheW — protein sequence MSAKIAPFAALSDIASRSKSFAEGLPAQEEAVELWSGIGFTLGGEHFVAPMGEVTEILHIPRYTQIPGVKSWMQGLANVRGRLLPIMDLGHFFELPKTPISSRDRRVLVVEHGEVLSGLIVDSVLGMQYFAVDGFKDTVENVTRSMAPFINGAYLKNDEVWKVFSASTFTEDPKFLTVSQW from the coding sequence ATGTCTGCAAAGATAGCCCCTTTTGCCGCTCTCTCAGATATCGCTTCGAGAAGTAAATCGTTCGCAGAAGGTCTTCCTGCACAGGAAGAAGCGGTCGAACTCTGGAGTGGCATTGGATTTACACTCGGGGGGGAGCATTTTGTTGCCCCCATGGGTGAAGTCACTGAGATTCTTCATATCCCTCGTTATACACAAATCCCAGGCGTAAAGAGCTGGATGCAAGGCTTAGCCAATGTTCGTGGTCGGCTATTGCCTATCATGGATTTAGGTCACTTCTTTGAGCTCCCCAAAACACCTATCTCGAGCAGAGACAGGCGCGTGCTTGTCGTTGAGCACGGGGAAGTACTGAGCGGCCTTATCGTAGATAGTGTGTTAGGGATGCAGTACTTTGCTGTTGATGGATTTAAAGACACAGTTGAAAACGTTACACGATCAATGGCGCCGTTTATTAACGGGGCTTACTTGAAAAATGATGAGGTTTGGAAGGTTTTTAGTGCGTCTACATTTACTGAAGACCCTAAATTTCTCACCGTGTCACAGTGGTAA
- the pilH gene encoding twitching motility response regulator PilH → MARILIVDDSPTEVRKISTILEKHKHEIITADNGADGVATARAEKPDLVLMDVVMPGLNGFQATRQLTRAAETADIPVIIVTTKDQETDRVWGTRQGAKGYLVKPVDEDDLISTINQLLS, encoded by the coding sequence ATGGCTCGCATTTTAATTGTTGATGACTCGCCAACTGAAGTCAGAAAAATTTCAACTATATTAGAAAAGCACAAGCACGAAATTATTACCGCAGACAATGGCGCTGACGGCGTCGCAACAGCCAGAGCAGAAAAGCCTGATTTAGTTCTAATGGATGTTGTCATGCCAGGTTTGAACGGTTTTCAGGCAACACGCCAACTGACTCGAGCGGCTGAAACTGCAGACATCCCAGTTATTATCGTGACAACTAAAGATCAAGAGACCGATCGCGTTTGGGGTACGAGACAAGGTGCAAAAGGCTACCTTGTTAAACCAGTTGACGAGGACGACTTGATTAGCACCATTAATCAACTTCTCTCATAA
- the pilG gene encoding twitching motility response regulator PilG, with protein sequence MEDNFENLKIMVIDDSKTIRRTAETLLKKVGCTVITATDGFDALAKIADTHPDIIFVDIMMPRLDGYQTCALIKNNSAFKSTPVIMLSSKDGLFDKAKGRIVGSDQYLTKPFSKDELLGTIRTYIPAS encoded by the coding sequence ATGGAAGACAATTTTGAGAACCTGAAAATCATGGTGATTGATGACAGTAAGACAATTCGTCGTACTGCAGAAACACTATTAAAGAAGGTTGGATGCACAGTAATAACCGCGACCGATGGCTTTGATGCCCTCGCAAAAATAGCGGACACACACCCAGACATCATTTTCGTAGATATTATGATGCCTCGGTTAGATGGCTATCAAACCTGTGCTCTGATTAAAAACAACAGTGCGTTTAAATCTACGCCCGTCATCATGCTGTCAAGTAAAGACGGCCTTTTTGACAAGGCAAAAGGACGCATAGTCGGTTCGGATCAATATTTGACCAAGCCGTTTAGTAAGGATGAATTGCTAGGTACCATACGGACATACATACCTGCCAGTTAA
- the gshB gene encoding glutathione synthase, with protein sequence MTIKLGIVMDPIGDINIVKDSSFAMLLAAQKRGWELYYMELKDLYLEQGTAKASLRRLTVKEDPAGWYELSSREDQTLSMLDTILMRKDPPFDSEFLYATLILSRAEESGVLMVNNQQGLRDCNEKLFATQFPQCCPDVLVSRDPARLKTFFTEHKDVIFKPLDGMGGANIFRVKEGDANIGVIIETLTQHGTQQAMAQKFIPAITEGDKRILLIDGEPVPYGLARIPAKGENRGNLAAGGRGEGRPLTDRDRWICEQVGPTLKAKGLLFVGIDVIGDYLTEINVTSPTCIRELDRDFGLDIAGQLMDKVEEKLNAKH encoded by the coding sequence ATGACGATAAAGCTCGGAATTGTGATGGACCCTATTGGCGACATTAACATTGTTAAAGACAGTTCATTCGCCATGTTGCTTGCGGCGCAGAAGCGGGGGTGGGAACTTTACTATATGGAGCTTAAGGATCTTTACCTTGAGCAAGGCACGGCTAAAGCTTCATTAAGGCGGTTAACGGTAAAAGAAGACCCTGCTGGGTGGTATGAGCTATCTTCAAGAGAAGACCAGACATTGAGCATGCTAGATACAATATTAATGCGTAAGGATCCTCCGTTTGATAGTGAGTTCTTGTACGCGACCTTAATCTTGAGTCGAGCTGAAGAGAGTGGCGTGTTGATGGTGAATAATCAGCAGGGACTTCGAGATTGCAATGAAAAATTATTTGCTACGCAGTTTCCTCAGTGCTGTCCCGATGTGTTGGTATCTAGGGACCCTGCACGACTAAAAACATTTTTTACCGAGCATAAAGATGTTATTTTTAAGCCTCTTGACGGCATGGGTGGGGCCAATATATTTAGAGTGAAAGAAGGTGATGCTAACATCGGCGTAATCATCGAGACGCTTACTCAGCATGGAACGCAGCAAGCGATGGCTCAGAAGTTTATACCCGCCATTACAGAGGGCGACAAGCGTATTTTATTAATTGACGGTGAACCGGTGCCCTATGGGTTAGCTCGAATACCTGCTAAGGGTGAGAATCGTGGCAATTTAGCGGCTGGTGGACGAGGTGAAGGAAGGCCCTTAACCGATCGAGATCGCTGGATTTGTGAGCAGGTTGGACCCACATTAAAAGCTAAAGGGTTGTTGTTTGTAGGGATTGATGTAATTGGTGATTATCTTACCGAGATTAATGTTACCAGTCCGACCTGTATTCGTGAGCTTGATCGCGATTTCGGATTAGATATCGCAGGCCAGTTAATGGACAAGGTCGAAGAGAAGCTAAACGCGAAGCATTAA
- a CDS encoding TonB family protein — protein sequence MSAAVVAAGAVDRLSFTIFLALALHAIIVLGVTFGLEDPKPAPHTMEITLAQYDDGEKPEDADFLAQANQQGSGTVEEVSKISTPVKAKQNDKVIREVEEIQQEAASRPEPIVKKKTLVATESNAKKKAPVVENKKTEKTDPTKQPKKSLLARSLEIASLEAELQRQQKEYSKRPKVTRFNAASAMKAVDAQYMALVKNKIERIGALNFPEEARSKLYGRPRLLIAIRSDGTLRDINVLESSGNNVLDDKALKIVRMAAPFPPFPEEVRKERDELEIIRTLQFKGG from the coding sequence ATGTCAGCAGCAGTGGTAGCCGCAGGTGCGGTCGATAGGTTAAGTTTTACAATTTTTTTAGCGTTGGCGCTTCATGCCATTATTGTGTTGGGTGTAACGTTTGGCCTAGAAGACCCTAAACCTGCGCCGCATACAATGGAGATTACGCTCGCTCAGTATGATGATGGTGAAAAGCCAGAAGATGCTGACTTCTTAGCGCAAGCTAACCAACAGGGTAGTGGGACGGTAGAAGAGGTGTCAAAAATAAGTACACCGGTTAAGGCTAAACAAAATGATAAGGTTATTAGGGAAGTAGAAGAGATTCAGCAAGAAGCGGCTAGTCGACCTGAACCTATTGTTAAGAAGAAAACGCTGGTGGCGACGGAGTCAAATGCCAAGAAAAAAGCCCCCGTTGTAGAAAATAAGAAAACTGAAAAAACAGACCCTACAAAGCAACCCAAAAAGTCTTTATTGGCTAGAAGTCTAGAGATTGCGAGCTTGGAGGCTGAATTACAGCGGCAGCAGAAAGAGTATTCAAAGCGACCTAAGGTTACGCGCTTTAATGCAGCTTCAGCTATGAAGGCTGTCGATGCTCAGTATATGGCGCTCGTTAAAAATAAAATCGAGCGGATTGGTGCGTTAAATTTTCCTGAAGAGGCTCGATCGAAGCTTTATGGTCGGCCACGGTTGTTAATTGCGATACGGTCAGACGGAACCCTTAGGGATATTAATGTATTGGAGTCTTCTGGGAATAATGTTTTGGATGATAAGGCGTTAAAAATAGTTAGAATGGCCGCGCCGTTTCCCCCTTTTCCAGAGGAAGTTCGAAAAGAACGCGATGAGTTAGAAATTATTCGAACACTGCAATTCAAAGGCGGGTAA
- a CDS encoding YqgE/AlgH family protein has translation MTSLRDHFLIAMPRMKDPNFDGAVTYICDHNEHGAMGIVINRPMDMTLGEVLAQLDFGGEDIDSLIYAGGPVQMERGFVLHTPQGEWQSSLKISEGICLTTSRDILEALATDQGPAENLVALGYAGWGAGQLEQEIAENCWLTCPSDAAILFRTAHDKKFEAAISLLGFDPSQLSDQTGHA, from the coding sequence ATGACATCACTGCGCGATCATTTTTTGATTGCTATGCCACGAATGAAAGACCCTAATTTTGATGGGGCGGTGACCTATATTTGCGATCACAATGAGCATGGTGCAATGGGTATTGTGATTAATCGCCCAATGGATATGACATTAGGTGAGGTTCTAGCGCAACTTGATTTTGGTGGCGAGGATATAGACAGTCTTATATATGCTGGCGGCCCTGTTCAAATGGAGCGCGGGTTTGTTTTGCATACCCCTCAAGGGGAGTGGCAGTCATCGTTAAAAATATCTGAAGGTATATGCTTAACCACGTCTAGGGATATATTAGAAGCGTTAGCGACAGACCAAGGGCCTGCTGAAAACTTAGTAGCGCTTGGTTATGCGGGCTGGGGCGCAGGGCAGTTAGAGCAAGAAATTGCAGAAAACTGCTGGCTGACTTGCCCTTCAGATGCGGCTATTCTTTTTAGAACCGCTCACGATAAAAAATTTGAGGCCGCCATTTCGCTGTTAGGCTTCGACCCAAGCCAGTTAAGCGATCAAACAGGACATGCCTAG
- the ruvX gene encoding Holliday junction resolvase RuvX, with amino-acid sequence MSTDVNTCLGFDFGTRRIGVAVGRSLLGTASPLEPLAARDGIPDWAEIERIVSEWKPDGFVVGLPLNMDGTDSEMSRRATKFGKRLQGRFNKPYFMMDERLSSHEAKGYVIERGGDRDFGRNSVDGIAAVLILESWFAQNLNSA; translated from the coding sequence TTGTCTACAGATGTAAATACATGCCTTGGTTTTGATTTTGGTACTCGCCGAATAGGTGTTGCTGTCGGTCGCAGTTTATTAGGGACGGCGTCTCCACTTGAACCTTTAGCGGCTCGTGATGGTATTCCTGATTGGGCTGAGATTGAAAGAATAGTATCAGAGTGGAAGCCTGATGGTTTCGTAGTGGGTCTACCATTAAATATGGATGGCACCGATAGTGAAATGTCTCGCCGAGCTACTAAGTTCGGTAAACGGCTTCAGGGGCGGTTTAATAAACCCTACTTTATGATGGATGAACGGCTCTCTAGCCATGAAGCTAAAGGGTATGTCATTGAGCGAGGCGGCGACCGTGATTTTGGTCGAAATTCAGTAGATGGCATTGCTGCCGTACTGATTTTAGAGAGTTGGTTTGCACAAAACCTAAATAGTGCCTAG
- the pyrR gene encoding bifunctional pyr operon transcriptional regulator/uracil phosphoribosyltransferase PyrR, translated as MTALLDVESLLVNICADLSEHLALNHIDSPCVIGIRTGGVWLADHIHKKLGLSEPFGELDISFYRDDFTRIGLNPTVKPSSLPFETEGRDIVLIDDVVMSGRTIRAAMNELFDYGRPASITLVSLIDLNGRELPIQPDIVGQKMTLNDNQQIKLKGPEKLELEVTEK; from the coding sequence ATGACTGCGTTACTAGATGTTGAGAGCCTGCTAGTCAATATTTGTGCTGATTTAAGCGAGCATCTGGCCCTTAATCATATTGATTCCCCATGTGTTATCGGCATACGCACTGGCGGCGTTTGGCTCGCAGATCATATCCACAAAAAGCTCGGCTTGAGTGAGCCTTTTGGTGAACTAGATATTTCATTTTATCGTGATGATTTTACTCGTATCGGTTTGAACCCAACGGTTAAACCTTCTAGCTTACCTTTTGAAACGGAAGGGCGAGATATTGTCTTGATTGATGATGTTGTTATGTCTGGGCGAACCATAAGGGCGGCAATGAATGAGCTTTTTGATTATGGCCGCCCAGCGAGTATTACGTTGGTTTCATTGATTGATTTAAATGGGCGAGAGCTACCGATACAGCCTGATATTGTTGGACAGAAAATGACGCTCAATGACAATCAGCAGATTAAGTTAAAAGGCCCCGAAAAATTAGAGTTAGAGGTGACAGAAAAATAG